In a single window of the Phoenix dactylifera cultivar Barhee BC4 unplaced genomic scaffold, palm_55x_up_171113_PBpolish2nd_filt_p 000207F, whole genome shotgun sequence genome:
- the LOC103708433 gene encoding uncharacterized protein LOC103708433 → MSPPPSKAIASAAGMLRGRIRAALRTRGGDGGEGAGRWTSPGTQERPNGYLFNRTPPPPGESRKWEDWELPCYITSFLTIVILGVGLNAKPDLTLETWAHQKALERLQQQQQQQVASDE, encoded by the coding sequence ATGTCTCCTCCTCCGTCGAAGGCGATCGCGTCGGCGGCCGGCATGCTGCGGGGCCGGATAAGAGCGGCGTTGCGCACTAggggcggcgacggcggcgaggGGGCGGGGCGGTGGACCAGCCCGGGGACGCAGGAGCGGCCGAACGGGTACCTCTTCAACcggacgccgccgccgccgggggAGTCGCGAAAGTGGGAGGACTGGGAGCTCCCCTGCTACATCACTTCCTTCCTCACCATCGTCATCCTCGGCGTCGGCCTCAACGCCAAGCCCGACCTCACCCTTGAGACCTGGGCCCACCAGAAGGCCCTCGAGCGcctccagcagcagcagcagcagcaggtcGCCTCCGATGAGTGA